In a single window of the Suttonella indologenes genome:
- a CDS encoding helix-turn-helix domain-containing protein: MSSSLEQAISDSVRQYLATLEGEERAENLHALIIGECERLLIQQALYYNQNNQSHAALWLGITRNTLKKKMLEYGLYEAPLQSLPSKKRGR, from the coding sequence ATGTCCTCTTCCCTTGAGCAAGCGATTTCCGATAGCGTCCGCCAATATTTAGCCACCCTTGAAGGCGAGGAACGCGCGGAAAACCTGCACGCCCTCATCATCGGCGAATGCGAACGCCTCCTCATTCAGCAAGCCCTGTATTACAATCAAAACAACCAAAGCCATGCCGCGCTATGGCTGGGCATTACGCGCAACACCTTAAAAAAGAAAATGTTGGAATACGGACTCTACGAAGCGCCGCTGCAAAGCCTGCCGAGCAAAAAACGCGGACGTTAG
- a CDS encoding FadR/GntR family transcriptional regulator, with protein MRLYKNIARQLKENIRQGIYPVGSALPPERELAKQLNVSRTSIREAVIALEIQGWVQVKLGSGIYVQMAEEEKIPHIQTATDPDIAPYLNEEEEISPFSLLHARLLIEPEAAALAAENMSEQDLSQIQDAYLLNVRDNFDGSTIHIGDRLFHIRIAEASGNDAYAAILRIFLGHGYGAMFSRLQHFFTPQDMPLRSQAEHLAILIALQKRNPNEAREAMRLHIQNVIDTFLFNQKRFQKDEENS; from the coding sequence ATGCGTCTCTATAAAAATATTGCTCGGCAACTCAAGGAAAACATTAGACAAGGCATCTATCCTGTAGGCAGTGCCCTGCCGCCTGAACGTGAATTGGCCAAGCAACTCAACGTTAGCCGTACATCCATTCGAGAAGCCGTCATTGCCTTAGAAATACAAGGTTGGGTGCAAGTCAAACTCGGAAGCGGCATTTATGTGCAAATGGCGGAAGAAGAAAAAATACCGCATATACAAACGGCTACCGACCCAGACATCGCCCCCTATCTGAATGAAGAAGAAGAGATTTCACCCTTTTCTTTATTACATGCAAGATTATTGATTGAGCCCGAAGCCGCTGCTTTGGCGGCAGAAAATATGAGCGAGCAGGATTTAAGCCAAATTCAAGATGCTTATTTACTGAATGTGCGTGATAATTTTGACGGTTCGACTATCCACATTGGCGACCGCTTATTCCACATACGCATCGCCGAAGCCTCCGGGAACGATGCCTATGCGGCTATTTTGCGAATATTTTTAGGGCATGGCTATGGTGCGATGTTTTCACGTTTGCAGCATTTTTTCACACCGCAAGATATGCCGCTGCGTTCCCAAGCAGAACATTTGGCTATTTTAATCGCACTGCAAAAGCGTAATCCAAACGAAGCGCGAGAAGCCATGCGCCTGCATATTCAAAACGTCATCGACACTTTTTTATTTAATCAAAAGCGTTTTCAGAAGGATGAAGAAAACAGCTAA
- the aroQ gene encoding type II 3-dehydroquinate dehydratase, whose amino-acid sequence MAQILVLNGPNLNLLGTREPQHYGSVTLADIEKRLDELAEAFELDIEFFQHNHEGTLIDLIHEAGRHEVDFIIFNPAAFTHTSVALRDALKAVDIPFIEVHLSNIHRREAFRRHSYFSDIAVGTISGLGATGYELALIAAHQHLTQSAE is encoded by the coding sequence ATGGCGCAAATATTGGTCTTAAACGGCCCGAATTTAAACCTGCTCGGCACGCGAGAGCCGCAGCACTACGGCAGCGTAACGCTCGCCGACATTGAAAAACGCTTGGACGAATTAGCAGAAGCCTTTGAGCTCGACATCGAATTTTTTCAACACAATCACGAAGGTACGCTGATTGATTTGATTCACGAAGCGGGACGGCATGAAGTCGATTTCATTATTTTCAATCCCGCCGCTTTCACGCATACCAGCGTCGCCCTGCGCGATGCGCTCAAAGCCGTCGATATTCCTTTTATTGAAGTGCACCTTTCCAATATTCATCGCCGTGAAGCATTCCGCCGGCACAGCTATTTCAGCGATATTGCCGTCGGAACGATTAGCGGTCTCGGCGCGACGGGCTATGAATTGGCCCTCATCGCCGCTCACCAACATCTCACACAGTCTGCCGAATAG
- a CDS encoding PTS sugar transporter subunit IIA: MLLSDMISKQRVIFAEQFADWRSAVHHACSVLLTDGSIQPAYVQAIIDSIEKHGAYIVIAPDIAMPHAQGNAETVARSVVSFMKVERPVIFDADDRSKDARLFFTLAAQDSNSHLENMAALAEMLDNEALIADLLAANQIDDLRRICAQYHI; encoded by the coding sequence ATGCTATTGAGCGACATGATTTCCAAACAACGCGTCATCTTTGCCGAGCAATTTGCCGATTGGCGGAGCGCTGTCCATCATGCCTGCAGCGTACTGTTGACCGACGGCAGTATTCAGCCCGCCTATGTGCAAGCCATCATCGACAGCATTGAAAAGCACGGCGCCTATATCGTGATTGCCCCCGACATCGCCATGCCGCACGCCCAAGGCAATGCGGAAACGGTTGCACGCAGCGTGGTAAGTTTTATGAAAGTCGAGCGACCTGTCATTTTTGATGCCGATGACCGCAGCAAAGACGCCAGACTGTTTTTCACGCTTGCCGCACAAGATTCCAACAGCCATTTGGAAAACATGGCTGCTCTTGCAGAAATGCTGGATAATGAAGCCCTGATTGCGGATTTACTCGCCGCCAATCAGATTGACGATTTGCGCCGCATTTGCGCGCAGTATCATATTTAG
- the tal gene encoding transaldolase — protein MNQLEALKQMTVVVADTGDIEAIKQYQPQDATTNPSLILSAAALPQYAALIDEAVAYGKSQSNDFEEQLAHAQDKLAVNIGLEILKIVPGRVSTEVDARLSYDSDKTAAKARQLIRLYNQAGISNERILIKIASTWQGIRAAEILEKEGINCNLTLLFSQAQARACAEAGVYLISPFVGRILDWYKANTGKEYSAEEDPGVLSVKSIYDYYKAHGYKTIVMGASFRNRGEITAIAGCDRLTIAPPLLAELQASEETLPRQLEDKGAYQEKPAALTEAEFLWQHNSDAMAVEKLAEGIRKFAADQEKLENLLRAKF, from the coding sequence ATGAACCAACTCGAAGCCCTGAAACAAATGACCGTCGTGGTTGCCGATACCGGCGACATCGAAGCGATTAAGCAATACCAGCCGCAAGATGCGACTACCAATCCCTCGCTGATTTTAAGCGCCGCCGCACTGCCGCAGTACGCCGCGCTGATCGATGAAGCCGTCGCCTACGGCAAAAGTCAAAGCAATGACTTTGAAGAACAATTAGCCCATGCGCAAGACAAATTGGCGGTCAATATCGGCTTGGAAATTCTTAAAATCGTACCAGGGCGCGTTTCTACCGAAGTGGATGCCCGTCTTTCTTATGACAGCGACAAAACCGCTGCCAAAGCGCGCCAATTAATCCGTTTATACAATCAAGCCGGCATCAGCAATGAGCGTATTTTGATTAAAATCGCCTCCACATGGCAGGGTATTCGCGCGGCAGAAATCTTAGAAAAAGAAGGCATTAACTGCAATCTCACTCTATTATTCTCGCAAGCCCAAGCGCGTGCCTGTGCGGAAGCCGGCGTTTATCTCATCTCACCTTTTGTCGGGCGCATTTTGGATTGGTACAAAGCCAATACCGGCAAAGAATACAGCGCGGAAGAAGATCCCGGCGTCTTATCCGTCAAAAGCATTTATGATTACTACAAAGCGCATGGCTACAAAACCATCGTCATGGGCGCCAGCTTCCGCAACCGCGGCGAAATTACCGCCATTGCCGGCTGCGACCGCCTGACCATTGCCCCGCCCCTCTTGGCAGAATTACAAGCCAGCGAAGAAACCCTGCCGCGCCAATTAGAAGACAAAGGTGCCTATCAGGAAAAACCCGCAGCTTTAACGGAAGCGGAATTCCTGTGGCAGCACAATAGCGATGCAATGGCAGTGGAAAAACTTGCCGAAGGTATCCGTAAATTCGCCGCCGACCAAGAAAAATTAGAAAACTTGCTGCGTGCAAAATTCTAA
- the tenA gene encoding thiaminase II, which produces MSFFEQLKTQAQQEWQAYTQHEFLRQLAQGTLAEESFQHYLKQDYLFLRHFTRAWGLAIYKSRRIEDMRYAQAGINAMLDTEIALHIEYCRQWGISEEQLHQEPEASACVAYTRYVLDCGASGDLLSLHVALLPCLIGYAESVDWILAQAFTVLENNPYRPWIEMYASAEYREAVDYAKRHLDKLAADITAAQQQSLLTVFKTATRMEEAFWEMGLQRLM; this is translated from the coding sequence ATGTCTTTTTTCGAACAGTTAAAAACACAAGCCCAGCAAGAATGGCAAGCCTATACCCAACATGAATTTTTACGGCAATTGGCGCAGGGGACGCTTGCCGAAGAAAGCTTTCAACATTATTTGAAACAGGATTATTTATTTCTGCGACACTTTACCCGTGCATGGGGGTTGGCAATTTACAAAAGCCGTCGTATTGAGGATATGCGCTACGCGCAAGCAGGTATCAATGCCATGTTGGATACGGAAATTGCCTTGCATATCGAATATTGCAGACAATGGGGTATTAGCGAAGAGCAGCTGCATCAAGAACCGGAAGCCAGTGCCTGCGTGGCATATACGCGTTACGTACTGGATTGCGGCGCAAGCGGCGATTTGCTGAGTTTGCATGTTGCTTTGCTGCCCTGTTTGATTGGTTATGCGGAGTCGGTCGACTGGATATTGGCGCAAGCTTTCACTGTCTTAGAGAATAATCCTTATCGTCCGTGGATTGAAATGTATGCAAGTGCCGAATACCGAGAAGCGGTGGATTATGCCAAACGGCATTTGGACAAACTGGCTGCGGATATCACAGCGGCGCAGCAGCAATCTCTGCTTACGGTGTTTAAAACGGCAACACGCATGGAAGAAGCTTTTTGGGAAATGGGATTGCAGCGTTTGATGTGA
- the accB gene encoding acetyl-CoA carboxylase biotin carboxyl carrier protein has translation MDIRKIKKLIEMLEASDVAEIKITEGEESVRISRYVNQMQSMPVQYAAAPQIIAAGTQAAAVSTPSIAAEDSKAAPAMTGKAIRSPMVGTFYASSSPDADVFVKVGQTVKAGDTVCIIEAMKMFNRIEAEFSGKIKEILVENGQPVEYDQPLFIVE, from the coding sequence ATGGATATCCGTAAAATTAAAAAACTGATCGAAATGCTAGAGGCTTCGGACGTTGCCGAAATCAAAATTACCGAGGGTGAAGAAAGCGTGCGTATTAGCCGCTACGTCAATCAAATGCAAAGCATGCCCGTGCAATATGCCGCCGCGCCGCAAATCATCGCCGCCGGCACGCAGGCTGCCGCCGTCAGCACGCCAAGCATCGCCGCTGAAGACAGCAAAGCCGCACCTGCTATGACAGGCAAAGCCATCCGTTCGCCGATGGTCGGCACTTTCTATGCCTCGTCCTCTCCCGATGCCGATGTATTCGTCAAAGTCGGACAAACGGTTAAAGCCGGCGATACCGTCTGCATTATCGAAGCCATGAAGATGTTTAACCGCATCGAAGCGGAATTTTCAGGCAAAATCAAAGAAATCTTGGTGGAAAACGGTCAACCCGTAGAATACGACCAGCCGCTATTCATTGTTGAATAA